The genomic window ttaaaattcagaagtcaaggttcagacttctgaatttttttttcagccgTCTGGTAACTTCCTGGAACACACCAACGTCGAAAAaaggcgttatatccaatcgaattatggatgTATTATGTATAATAGCACCAAATTGAGTGAAGCCCAAACAAATAACTCTAtcgaagggtggcacaacgtcatttgAAGTGTGTTTGGGAcgcaccctaacatatttaatttcatagataaaataaaaaacgaacaggcaataacagaaataaaattgcatttttcagctggaggcgagccatatcgaaaacgcaagaaaaaaaaaaaaaaaaataaagacctTGGCCAACATTtgtttaaaattataaattaattttttgttttattaactataaagacactccgcgaaggacgagttgatggtcctttgccggatatagattgaaacgttccggtaacaaatcaccattaaggtattagcccaaCCATTTCGAGAACGGATAATAtgaccataccgccctcccaccccatgGTTctatgaagaacttggggtcgccagagccctgCCTGCTAAAgatgtgtatgatacattaatatttgtaacagaattcccctcgcgtaggtaaggttgacaattgggtgcgGAAGCTTTGGAGCTATAAAGCTTTGCATTGCTCTAATCAACCGCTTGAATCCCTGTAAATTCACTAGAAAAAGATAAACACGAAAACgtattaattaattacatgcttgccattgcacacaattttaaattttagatTGTGCCAGTTTTTCTTTATATGTACAAaataccttccaaataaataaacgagagaaatttaatgttttttctgtcgtctaatttctttctgaattttgacttctgaatttcgCCTTCTGAaatttcacttctgaaatttcaCTTCTGAGAATTCAGTTCTGAAATTtcacctctgaattttgtctttctaaAAAAATGGTTCTGAAGAATGTTTTCGGAAAAtttgtgtttctgaatttttgttttctgaatttatggggggaccGTTTACGCATCGAACTTTACGAGTACTTCGTACTcacacttttttatactcagttgagcagagctcacagagtatattaactttaattggataacggttggttgtacaggtataaaggaatcgagatagatatagacttccatatatcaaaatcatcaggatcgaaaaaaaaaaattgattgagcaatgtccgtccgcctgttaacacgataacttgagtaaattttgaggtatcttgatgaaatttggtatgtaggtttctgaccACTCATCTCAGAcaggtatttaaaatgaacgatatcggactataaccacgcccactttttcgatatcgaaaatttcgaaaaaccgaaaaagtgaaataattcattaccaaagacagacaaagcgatgaaatttggtaggtgagttgaacatatgacgcagaatagaaaattagtaaaattttggacaacgggcgtggcatcgcccacttttaatagagggtaatttaaaacttttgcaagctgtaatttggcagtcgttgaagatatcatgatgaaatttggcaagaccgttactcctattactatatgtacgccttataaaagttagcaaaatcggaggaccacgcccgcttttaaaaaaaaaaaatttttttaaagtaaaattttaacaaaaaattttatatctttacagtatataagtaaattgtgtcaacattcatctccagtaatgatatggtgcaacagaatacaaaaataaaagaaaatttcaaaatgggcgtggctccgccctttttcatttaatttttctaggatacttttaatgccataagtcgaacaaacatttaccaatccttttgaaatttggtaggggcttagattctgggacgataacttatttctgtgaaaaagggcgaaatcggttgaagccacgcccatttttatacgcagtcgaccgcctgtccttccgttcggccgacacgataacttgagcaaaaatcgatatatctctactaaactcagttcacgtacttatctgcactcactttgtattggtatacaaaatggccgaaatccaactatgaccacgcccactttttcgatatcgaaaattacgaaaaatgaagaaaatgccataattatataccaaatacgaaaaaagggatgaaacatggtaattggattggtttattgacacaaaatataactttagaaaaaaactttgtaaaatgggtgtgacacctaccatattaagtagaagaaaatgaaaaagttcggcagggcgaaataaaaaacccttcagatcttggccggaatactgttcgtggtattatatatataaataaattagcggtatccaacagatggtgttctgggtcaccctggtccacattttgatcgatatctggaaaacgccttcacataagtatcctactaccaccactccattttaaaagcctcattaatacctataatttgatacccatatcgtacaaacacattctagagtcacccctggtccacccttatggcgatatctcgaaaagacgtccacctatagaactaagccccacctccttttaaaatattcattaacacctttcatttgatacccatatcgtacaaacatattctagagtcacccctggcccacctttatgacgatatctcgaaaaggcgaccacctatagaactaaggcccactcccttttaaaaagactcattaacacctttcatttgatactcatttcGTCAAACAaagtctacagtcacccctggtccacctctatggcgatatctcgaaaaggcgtccaaccttagaactaagccccacgcccttttgaaatactcgttaacacctttcgtttgatacccatattgtacaaacgcattctagagtcacccctggtcaacctttatggcaatatctcgaaaatgcgtccacctatagaactaagacccacgcccttttaaaataatcattaacacctttcgtttgatacccatattgtacaaacgcattctggagtcacccctggtccacctttatggcgatatctcgaaaaggcgtccacctataaaaccaaggcgcactcccttttaaaatgccattaacccctctcatttgatacacatatcgttcaaacaaattctagaggcacccctggtccacctttatgccgatatctcgaaaaggcagccacctatacaactaccaccactcacttttaaaaccctcattaatacctttaatttgatacccatatcgtacaaacgcattctagagtcacacctggtccacctttatgccgatatctcgaaaaggcgaccacctataccaccgctcccctttaaaaccctcataaatacctttaatgtgatacacatatcgtacaaactcattctagagtcacccctggtccacctttagggcgatatctcgaaaaggcgtccacctatagaactaagcccacgcccttttaaaatactcattaacatctttcatttgatacccatatcgtacaaagaaattctagagtcaaccctgatccacctttatggcgatatccctaaatggcgtccacctatagaactatggcccactccctcataaaatactctttaatacctttcatttgatacacatgtgataccaacacattccagggttaccctcggttcattttcctacatggttattttcttgtttttatttaacgACATTGTATCTCTCTCTCTAATGCCCTTCTATTTTTTGTTTGCAGGCGTCACTATGGGTATGGGAAGCGCTCCAGTGGGCGTATACTCTGCCGAAATTAGTTTACCGCGCATACGTGGACGACTAATACTGGGTTCATCTATATCGATAGCTACTGGCATTTTGGTAATCTATTTATTGGGATATTTTATACGTAACGACTGGCAGTTGATTGCAATACTTTGCTGTGCCTATCAATTTTTGGCTTTGCTTTGCGTCATACCAATGCCTGAATCACCTAGTTGGTTGGTGTCCAAAGGACGCATAGCAGAAGCAAAACAGGCGCTCAATTATTTTCGCGGCTTGGAAAAATCAAGTGAGTATTCTTTGCAGACCAACAATTGGGTCACTATTTAACTGCTTTTCTATCCCTTCCCTTCAAGGTGAAATCACAAATGCCGAAGTGCAAGCTGAATTTAATATATTACAAAAATCAATACAACTAGTCGAAGGTGTAAAGAAGCCACCATTTTTAGAATATTTACGCCAACCAGAGGTCTATAAGCCGCTACTAATACTCATGGGGCTTTTCGCCTTTCAACAGCTAACCGgcattttcgttgttgttgtgtaTGCTGTACAAATATCTCAGGAGGCTGGCGTCAACATAGATCCTTTTATGAGCGCGATATTTATTGGGCTTGGACGCGTAGTAACCACATGTATAATGCCCGTAATTTTAGAGTGTTGGGGTCGCCGTCGATCAGGACTAGTTTCTGCATTGGgcatgtgtgtttgtatgtgccTCTTGGTTGGTCACAGTTGGATCTCATTGTTACGCAGTATACCATATTTACCAGTTTTAGCCATTATCGCCTTCATTGTTTTGAGCACATTTGGTTTGTATACGCTGCCCTTCTTTATGATATCTGAGCTCTTTCCGCAAAAGGTGCGCGGTGCTGCATCAGGTCTCACAGTTTCTGTGGGCATGGTTTTTTCGTTTATTTGTATTAAGACATATCCTTCAATGAGAGATGTGGTGGGTTATGAGTTTTGCTTTGTCTTTTATGGTATTATGGCATTATTGGCGGCAATTTATATTTACTTAGTGCTGCCCGAGACAAGGGGGCGCACGTTGCTCGCAATTGAAGACCAATTTCGTACGGGCATTAAATCGCAACAATATCGCGCCACACCAGTACCGTTGCAGGAAGTTTCGACACGGTAAAGTGTGGCCGTAAGATGGGTCGTTAATTATGCTGTGCAACAAAATGGATTGACGAAAGAAAGACGTGTTTGTAGTATGGACGTTGCGTCTGCTTggacaaaacaataatttttatataatatttatttgaGACATCACAATTTCttcgtgtgagcgcagcgacaaaGATTCGGgaaagcaagcagtcaatcagttttagccAGTGATTCTGTTCTTCAAGCAGTCAAAATCTCATGCGCgaattctatgctcaaacattGTCCATGTAAACAAATACATACCACTAGAAAAAaagttgcgtttgtattcgaagctctgccggcgttgtactagattaattaaatttattcttGCCGCCGAGGTatagctgccgggcaacgcacaaatttgcttgatggttaccatagtAACGGGTAattgtgtgcgtatcgggtgattgtcgcttgcccggccaccacacgagcagaaagcatcaagcgccatttgtattgaaaattcgtagcttacggacgtaaacatgtcatcggatgacgatttttttttttgcttgtaactgcggaaaaaaagaaaaaaaatcatattgCTTACTTTTTCATCACGGttgaaataccctgcaaaaattgttggattacgtgttccattttcttcatgttggagtactctaacaatactcctttgcaatgcatttacggaccaccatcagccgatcattgctcgttttttaacgaccatgatcacgacacgatgacgatcgaacagagctgctaaaagtaaaatattgcatgcaaataactgataataaaattttactatggcaactctgataaaatgcaaccgcgcacaccggttttatgtatacatactatagtatgtatagagaaatattagtttctttattcacgcaaatgctaaataacgtaagaatattcgtagtatataatataaaagttgtattgcccctctttatTTACTTTCATTTATTCATTTCACAATTTCTCTTTAGTACTTtagcatatgatcctctgtgggtgctccatggagtactacagtaaaagtactttggaaagtagtCTCACGTATGTACTATGTGGAATACtgacaaacaaagcgagagtgggatcgcctgctcctctcctaggacatcacaatgttaattggagcacattttttgtatgaatacagattagttttggaacactcctatactcctaaaggagtattccttgcactatttatggagtactcgcgtgtTTTGAAGGGTATGCTTCACACTTTATATTCCACAATGCTGGTAATCATTCGTAtgtttcaataaaccgcaacgtaaaatctttttcttccgcgaagttGCTCAAAACTAACACATTTATGATTGTCAACCACgtcggccacgatcaaatagaccagctgtcaagcgaaaaaatctaaaaattttgattttcatcaacgcgaagccgacacAAATACGCGTGAGCACGTCGtcgcccgatacgcacacaactacccgttgctatggtaactgtcaagcaaatttgtgcgttgcccggcagcttatAGCTGGTTTTTAGTGTATACTGGAAATAATTACTAAGGAGTTCAAGAAAAAAGTCCGTTTTTGCATTTTCTACTCCACATCAGTAGTAGCAGCGAAAAATATGTCCTACTACAGCTCAGGCTCTAGACATGAATAGAGCAAAGAGCAGAATTATAGCACAATGAAGTGAAAGCAGTGCTCTGTGTCTGATATGAGATTCGTCTTGTTTTAGAGCGGAGCAATTAACAGAATGAAAGCTACGAAAGATATGCTATTTGTAGAGAAAACAATATTTTTGCTATATGTTCGGATGGGAGTGGCTTTCCGTGCTCATTTCGGGGTCACTTCCGTGATCATGTTCATTTCCGATTTTTTTAGGGTTCAATTCGGGCACATTTAGATTTTTTTCTGGGTTATGGActctgggactatttcgggagcaTTTTCGAATAATTTCAGGACCATTAAGGTCTTTTTTGGGGAGCTATAAAGAATAATTCTGCGAAATATTTTGGGGTGCTTCCGTGGTAAATTCGGGATCAATTTCGGGTGATTTTGTAACGATATCAGGGACTTTTCCGTGTTCCTTACGcggctatttcaaaattattttaggTTCATTCTGGATCACTTTGGGTCATTTGAAGGCTATTTCGAGAAGATTCTTGGGATTACTACGGATTCCTCCTAAGGTCATTTATGGATTACTTTTGAATCTATTTAGGGTCATCCCAAAATTATTTTGTAGACTTTTTCGTtgtttttcggggtcagtttgtgACCTTTTCCTGATTTTTATGGACTATTTAAGGGTTATGCGAAGATCATTTAAGAGTCATTGTACACAATATACAATACACCGTCTTTTGTTAACCTTTTTGATAATTTTCGGGACTTATTCAGAGtcctttctggataatttcgggatcatgttCAAAGTCATATTTGGATCACTTCGATATCCTTCCGATGTTATTCAAATTCagctttcttcatttaaaattcAGATTCAAATAAAACAAATGGGTTGCAACTTGTTATTTACTTTGAAATTTATATCTTAAGTTTCTTAATCAATTTCATTATGCTATTTGCTCTGCTCTAAAACACGATGCGTTGCATGGGTGACTCTTTCAGTGGTCTTTCCTTTCATTATTTGTTCTTTTTATATTCATTTCATCTCTCCATTTTGTTGCCCAGTACTTgctttaaacttaaatttaaagcgAATTTAATTGTtagttatttaaaatattttgcaatagATTTACAATGCACTGCAAGTGCTGCCATTAAGTTAAGTAAACGAAAAGTTTGCATTTTGTTTTGTACTGAAAGTAGTGTTTATTATAACTAATTTAATTTACTAGtttagtttaaaatatttttaaaactgtGATTGTGTTGATTTTCATGTAGATTATTTATCTGCATTAATTCATTATAAAGCATTCAGTTTTTATATAATTAGATATATAATAAAGTACTTCAAGTATGCCTGAACAAAACTagtaataaaattttatgaaatttttagttATTATGACTCCTTTAATTATGAATACTAATTACATTACATTATCTAATTAATAACTTGTGACTACCTAAAAGAAGTTGAAGAACcaagttaaatataaaaaataattataaattgtgCTTTTATTCTTACTAGATAGAGTTCGCCCAGTGACCTATACCTTTACTTTCATTCCctccctttcctttcttttcatctTCTTTCATCCCCTTACTTTGTTTTCtgaacttttcttttcttttctgttcttgtttttatttcatttccttccatttaatttttattaatttttgcttggtctcattttctttcctttatttgccTAGCATTTCCTGTCCCatccttttcttttctcttcttgttttttttatttcctttcctttaatttttcttaatttttgcttCGTCTCATTTTTTTTCCTTCATTTGCCTAGCCTTACCTGTCCCATCCTTGCGTGTCCTGTCTCTTTTTATTTTCCTTCATTTTATTtggtttgattttgttttgttttgctttttttatttaataaaatttttttcttttatttacttttttcttttattatacttcattttatttattttattttgttttgttacaTTACAACAAGTAGTATGCAAAATTGTTGCAACCGTCAGAACGAATAAGTACTCCATCTTGAATATTCTAATTTGTCTTTGTAAAAACTTTGAATATCAGCAAACAAAATTACACATTTACTCATATTTGCTGACTCTCCCGCAATAGTACCTCCAACAAAACAACTTTTCTAACAGACATGTAGACATATACGCCTCAGAATCTTTCTGTCTTTTGTGACTCCgatatgatgaaaattatgagctATATATACCAAGAGTGTTCAGCAAATAAAGCAATTTTGGaacaaatattttcattttattttgaaataaaataatacaaattttttttttcagttaaacggttttattgaaacaaTACTTACTTGAAGTAATAAcaatactaaaagttagaaaataattaggttggtcctaggtactaggcatcacactcctcatcaatctagggcgttgatcagacaattaattaaaagcgttggacgcattaagcgttgctaagccttcatcatcagtacgctttaggcacgctgcgctaaccatttagctatatagcggtggtttatttgactgataaattgctacttctattcctctttaccaactatatttaatcagcgttgcgacatctgttgcaagacactgataatgtaggatttgtttattgtcaattactgtgtttgacatttcccaagtgctcttggtttattaacccATGCGTGGTATGCAGTGGCGGATTTGAATATTCGCCGCCCCTAGGCAATACATAACTTCCCGCCCTCATTTTCACAATAACAATATTTAACACAATGATTGCGATTTTCAGTGCTTTATTACAGTGTAGTTTGTTATTAATTTAAGCTtaactttttttcaaacattcctCATTTACATTTCTTTGCGTCTAGATTTTTCAGCTGCGAATTCGCGAACGACATCTTCAGAATAGATAGATAAAAACAATTCTGATTCTATCGTGAACAAGGCAAGAGCATTCAGTTTGTCTTCGCCCAATGAAGATCTGAGGTAGTTTTTCACGCGTTTTAAAACAAAACGGTCTCTCTGCTCTACAATTTGCAATAGGAATTGATACAAACATTCGCAACGCAATGTCAACATTAGAGTAAGAGTTATTCAAATTATCTCGTCTTAGCATTTTCAACAGTTCCAGCGGAGAATAATTAGAGATGTTCTTTTCGAAGCAGTATGCCTTGAAAAAGAGCTTTTCACTTCCCAAATTTTCCTCAAGATCTTGGGTGTAGTAGTTGCTCAATATGGTGGATTTCTTATGTAATTCTTCGTTGCTTAGATGTTTCATATCAGTGATAAGAGAAAATGTATAGCGCGAGACAATCAGAAGACTATATACTGCCTATTATTTGACGTACGACCAGACTTGACTTTCAGATTTTAAGTAGAGCTTACggtttcttctcgaacacaagcgagatttgacagcaatgacatttaactcaaaacatatttattatatacatgcatatataattttgttaaaaatattttatttttttaacgagacatcgagaacacgacttctcgcgagattctcgaatatcGAAATACTCGtcatactcgcgagcttctcgactttcaattcccGCAAGATTCTCGACAacctcgtaatactcgcgagcttctcgacttttaattcagtcgctgcattggcatttcggtgtttttagttgtggatttgtggaaattttcgcttgtgctccagaagaaatcataAGCTATATATAAAGAGCTGATGAATCAATTATATTGAATTTCGataagctcgcgagccttacgtgtaattcgagattcgagaatctcgcgaaaagGTAAGACCCGCGACAAATCTCTTCTCGAATAGGTTCGAGAAATCGTTAGCTCTAATTTTAAGCATTATAATATACTTGTGAGGAATAGAAGGGTTTGAGCTCAAGATTTGCATCGAATGCACGCTCGTTTTTTGGCAGTGATGTCAAGTGTATCTTAGATGATTATTATTCTCAGGGTTGCGGGTCGGCTGTTTCTTTACGCCACGCACAGGCGCGCTTGTAGGTTTCTAAGGTGCGTGATTAGaagttttatgcaaatttttacgacTGCTATGCGGAAAAATAATAGACAGCTTCATTCTAATTTCGAAATGCATAAAAAAGaatgaattatttattatatattataattatatattgTACAGACAAAAATACTATTTTAGGTGCAGCAAAATCCGAATGCAAttctttttttcaaaagttaatcGACCCAAATTTTGCCGCCCTAGGATTTAGCCAATTTTGCCTATATGGTAAATCCGCCACTGGTGGTATGCCCTGGTTGGCCTGTAAAGCCAGTCTTTAATTACGGCTGACGTCGGTATGCTCTACATTTATGGGTTTTCTTCGAAATTCCTGTTTACCAACCAATGTTGAAGATATGCTTCCCCATTTTATTGCCAGGCGTCTAAAATTCACCCTGATCTAGCCAATCTAATCACTTATATCAATCTCGTAAATGAATCCGAAAATAGTCATATAAGAAGCAAATTATGAGCTGCTTATGAGCCTTAAACTCTTATTTAAGCTCATATAATGTATGAAATTAAGCTCGTACCGGTCGACCATCGCAAGAAGGAAAACACATTCATTCCATAATCATAAATGAGCTCATAATGAGCATAAACGATTCATATCCGGACTCCTTTCTGGTTTTTTTTTGACTCCGATTGTTTGCTGGGGAAAGAAGGCATGGCTTGGCATATAAAGGTGCTTTAAGTGTATGCAATCCCCAGAAATAATTGATAGAAAGAAGCGCACATCTAAATTGAGTACCCGGGCATATGGGTTAAGATATAAATGAAAAAGGAGATGGGCTAGGTAAAAAGGGCACATCCGTCTTGTACCGGAGATGTCCCAATCAGATTAAACGATTAAAGAAAAACAGAGTTGCATATGATTGACCAATCAGGTAAGGCGTGGAACCTAGCGCGGGGCTGCTTACACTTTGCATGCATCTTTTGCAGGTCTCACGACTTATCTAAGGTTGTAACTTTaatcattaaaataaaaagagaggactgcgtAGGCTTATGGTTGGTATTCTGACTCGGCACTGTCCTCTAGCGTAACGTGCTTTTAAAGTAGGCCTAATCAATGATAGTAAATGTAGGCAGTGCGGGTTGTAGGATCAAGCACGTTTTATGGCCATGTGCTCGCCCGCCTGAGAGTCCAGCTATCAGGAGTGGTATAGCTATCACAGAGTTTATAGCAACAAGTGGCAAAAGTCCTAAAAAGCTTCAAGTATTTACCAAGATGGTGTAGCTACTTTATAATGTTAGTTCTGGTTTTCATAGGAGTATTCACTTtgatcgttgagcaaacttctcgTAACACTGTGAGCTCATTCAGTCTATGCTATGCTCTCGCGGACCGTTTAGTACAAC from Eurosta solidaginis isolate ZX-2024a chromosome 3, ASM4086904v1, whole genome shotgun sequence includes these protein-coding regions:
- the LOC137245062 gene encoding facilitated trehalose transporter Tret1-like, coding for MAEPSTSKSDELQSLTTKNGRTPQIYSGPNTTTHIPLGEQSLAVRRQALMVFLGNIGLLAAGMALGMPTVTMRQLTDPNESVHLSESQASWFASINTLSCPLGGLVSGILLDNLGRKYTLIVLNVIALFAWLLMAFAVEDDADVVFIQLLLSRFFIGVTMGMGSAPVGVYSAEISLPRIRGRLILGSSISIATGILVIYLLGYFIRNDWQLIAILCCAYQFLALLCVIPMPESPSWLVSKGRIAEAKQALNYFRGLEKSSEITNAEVQAEFNILQKSIQLVEGVKKPPFLEYLRQPEVYKPLLILMGLFAFQQLTGIFVVVVYAVQISQEAGVNIDPFMSAIFIGLGRVVTTCIMPVILECWGRRRSGLVSALGMCVCMCLLVGHSWISLLRSIPYLPVLAIIAFIVLSTFGLYTLPFFMISELFPQKVRGAASGLTVSVGMVFSFICIKTYPSMRDVVGYEFCFVFYGIMALLAAIYIYLVLPETRGRTLLAIEDQFRTGIKSQQYRATPVPLQEVSTR